CTCACAGGAGGTTCATGGAGTACCACCTTCATTCGGAGCCGGTGGCCGTACGGATGGGTACGGATTGTCCGGCACGGCGAAATCCGGACACGCGAAAGCCCCGGCCGCCCGTCCGGGGACGGTGGCCGGGGCCCGGTGGGCAGTCGGCGTCAGTCGGAGGCGGTGCCGCTCTCCTGCTCGCGCTCGACCTGCTCGTTCCACTCGCGCTTGACGGCGCGCCAGGCGTCGTCGTTCTGGCCGAGGCGCCAGTAACCGGAGATCGACAGCTGGTCCAGCGGGATCTGGCGCTCCACCCGCAGGTACCGGCGGATCTCCTTGACGAAGCCCGCCTCGCCGTGGACGAACGCCTGCACTTCGCCCTCCGGGAAGTCCAGCCCCAGCACGGCGGCGGTCACCAGCTCGCCGACCGGGCGCTCGCCCCGGTGCAGCCAGCTCACCGACACCCCGGAGGGGACGGTCACCTTCTGCTGCTCCGAAGCGTCGGAGACCTCGACGAAGACGTGACCCCGGGCGTCGGCGGGCATCTGCTCCAGCGCCACGGCGATGGCCGGAATCGCACTCTCGTCGCCCACCAGCAGGTGCCAGCCGGCCGTCTCCTGCGGGGCGTAGCCGCCGCCCGGACCGAGGAGTGTCATCCAGTCGCCGACGGAGGCGTTCGCGGCCCACGGGCCGGCCAGACCCTCGTCGCCGTGCACCACGAAGTCGATCGCGAGTTCACGGGCGGCCGGGTCCCAGGAGCGCACGGTGTACGTACGCGTGGTCGGCCACAGCTCGCGCGGGTACGACTCGCGGATCGCCGCCATGTCGAACGGGTGCGTGTAGTCGGCGCCCTCGGGTGCGAAGCAGAGCTTCACGTAATGGTCGGCGAAGCCCTCGGTCCGGAAGGAGGCGAGCCCTTCGCCGCCCAGGACCACCCGCACCATGTGAGGGGTGATCTGTTCGGTGCGCACGACCTGCGCACCCTTGCCCTTGGGCGGTTGCCGCGTCGGACGTGCCACGTGGATCTCCCTGTACTGGAACGTGCGGGACCCGGAAGGCGGGGATTCGGCACCCGGGGACCCGAAGGACTTAGGTCTACCTAAGCTAGCACCGCTCCGGTGGCCGGGGCACGGGTGGTCCCGTAAGCAATGCGTGCGCGGTGCGTCCCCCGGGCGGTCGCACACCCCGTCGCGCCCTCCGTCCAGGGAACCACGGCTTCCTGTGGGCGGACGGGGTCGGCGGGTGGTTTCCGGCCCTGGGCGGCCGCCGCGGCGGGGTGCGGCGGCGGGGTGCGGCGGCGGTCCTCAGGAGTGCAGCGCCGACAGGAGCCGTTGCAGCGCCCCGCGCAGCCCCCACCGCTCGGCCAGCTCCGAGAGGGCCACCGGGTCGCGTGCCTCGCGGGGCAGCACCGGGTCGAACGCCGGCAGCGGTACGTCCCCGGCGACCCGCACCACCTTCGGCGCGAGGGCGACGTAATCCCGGGCCTCGTCCAGCCGCCGGCGCTGCGAGGGGGTCAGCTTCGCGGCAGGGTCGTCCACGGCGGCCATGATGCCGGCCAGGTCCCCGTAGGCGTCCAGCAGCTTCGCGGCCGTCTTCTCGCCGATGCCGGGGACGCCGGGGAGGCCGTCGCTGGGGTCGCCGCGCAGCAGCGCCAGGTCGACGTAACCCCGGCCGTCCACGCCGTACTTCTCGCGCAGCACCGCCTCGTCGGTCACCTGGAGCGTCCCGACGCCCTTGAGCGGGTACAGCACCCGGACTCCACGCTCGTCGTCCACCAGCTGATAGAGGTCCCGGTCACCGGTCACGATGTCCACCGGCCCCTTCGCCAGGCCGGTGAGCGTGCCGATGACGTCGTCCGCCTCGTACGGGGCGACGCCCACGCGGGCGATGCCCACCGCGTCCAGCACCGCCTCGATCATCGGGACCTGCGGGGCGAGGGTGTCCGGGGTCTCCTCCACGTCGGCCTGTCCGGCCGGGGTCTCCACCGCCACCCGGTGCGCCTTGTACGTGGGGATCAGCTCGACCCGCCAGGCCGGCCGCCAGTCCGCGTCCATGCAGGCCACCAGGTCGTCGGGGTGGTGGTCCTGGACCAGCCGGC
The DNA window shown above is from Streptomyces sp. NBC_00247 and carries:
- a CDS encoding siderophore-interacting protein, yielding MARPTRQPPKGKGAQVVRTEQITPHMVRVVLGGEGLASFRTEGFADHYVKLCFAPEGADYTHPFDMAAIRESYPRELWPTTRTYTVRSWDPAARELAIDFVVHGDEGLAGPWAANASVGDWMTLLGPGGGYAPQETAGWHLLVGDESAIPAIAVALEQMPADARGHVFVEVSDASEQQKVTVPSGVSVSWLHRGERPVGELVTAAVLGLDFPEGEVQAFVHGEAGFVKEIRRYLRVERQIPLDQLSISGYWRLGQNDDAWRAVKREWNEQVEREQESGTASD
- a CDS encoding 5'-3' exonuclease; its protein translation is MLLDTASLYYRAYFGVPDSVRAPDGTPVNAVRGLLDFIGRLVQDHHPDDLVACMDADWRPAWRVELIPTYKAHRVAVETPAGQADVEETPDTLAPQVPMIEAVLDAVGIARVGVAPYEADDVIGTLTGLAKGPVDIVTGDRDLYQLVDDERGVRVLYPLKGVGTLQVTDEAVLREKYGVDGRGYVDLALLRGDPSDGLPGVPGIGEKTAAKLLDAYGDLAGIMAAVDDPAAKLTPSQRRRLDEARDYVALAPKVVRVAGDVPLPAFDPVLPREARDPVALSELAERWGLRGALQRLLSALHS